One stretch of Bacteroidota bacterium DNA includes these proteins:
- the rplB gene encoding 50S ribosomal protein L2: protein MALRKLKPTTAATRYYSIATFEEITRSTPEKSLLEKITKSGGRNSLGRVTSRHRGGGHKRRYRVIDFKRDNRNIEGKVFSIEYDPNRSAYIALIHYVNGDKRYIIAPEGLKVGTTIIASEKADIVVGNALPLKSIPVNTQVHNIELRPGKGGQVARGAGNFATVQAKEGGFVLLKFPSGEARNVLAECYATIGQIGNLDHENISFGKAGRSRWFGIRPYVRGVAMNPVDHPMGGGEGKTSGGGHPVSPWGQKAKGLKTRKRKKQSSQYIVKRRK from the coding sequence ATGGCATTACGTAAATTAAAACCAACTACTGCTGCAACGAGATATTATTCGATTGCAACATTTGAAGAGATTACCCGGTCGACACCGGAAAAATCACTTCTCGAAAAAATCACCAAGTCCGGTGGACGAAACAGTCTCGGACGTGTTACATCGCGACATCGCGGGGGTGGACACAAACGTCGTTATCGCGTGATCGATTTCAAACGCGACAACCGTAATATTGAAGGTAAAGTTTTTTCTATTGAATACGATCCGAATCGTTCAGCGTATATTGCATTAATCCATTATGTTAACGGTGACAAGCGTTATATTATTGCACCGGAAGGTTTAAAAGTTGGAACAACAATTATCGCAAGTGAAAAAGCAGACATCGTTGTTGGAAATGCATTGCCGCTGAAATCCATTCCTGTTAACACACAGGTGCATAACATTGAACTTCGTCCCGGAAAAGGTGGACAAGTTGCACGCGGAGCCGGAAATTTTGCAACAGTTCAGGCGAAAGAGGGTGGTTTTGTTTTGTTGAAATTTCCTTCGGGCGAAGCGCGAAATGTTCTTGCAGAATGTTATGCCACCATCGGACAGATCGGAAATCTTGATCACGAAAATATCAGTTTTGGTAAAGCAGGTCGTTCACGCTGGTTTGGAATTCGTCCTTACGTTCGCGGTGTTGCTATGAATCCTGTCGACCATCCAATGGGCGGCGGTGAAGGAAAAACATCCGGTGGCGGACATCCAGTCAGCCCGTGGGGTCAAAAAGCAAAAGGTTTGAAAACCCGCAAACGTAAAAAACAATCAAGTCAATATATTGTAAAGCGTCGTAAGTAA
- the rpsS gene encoding 30S ribosomal protein S19, producing the protein MSRSLKKGPYIDLRLLQKVEALNKSNKKQVIKTWARACTISPEFVGHTFAVHNGNKFIPVYVQEAMVGHKLGEFAPTRIFRGHPGLRTEAAA; encoded by the coding sequence ATGAGTCGTTCACTCAAAAAAGGTCCATACATTGATTTGCGTCTTCTTCAGAAAGTAGAAGCGCTCAACAAATCAAACAAAAAGCAAGTGATTAAGACGTGGGCTCGTGCCTGCACTATTTCTCCTGAATTTGTGGGACATACGTTTGCCGTGCACAACGGTAATAAGTTTATCCCAGTGTATGTTCAGGAAGCAATGGTAGGACATAAGCTCGGTGAATTTGCACCGACGCGTATTTTCCGCGGTCACCCAGGTTTAAGGACCGAAGCAGCGGCGTAA
- the rplP gene encoding 50S ribosomal protein L16 gives MLMPKRVKFRKAQRGRMSGVATRGASVAFGDYGLKAMEPGWISARQIEAARVALTRLMKREGKVWIRIFPDKPVTKKPAETRMGSGKGAPEFWVAVVKPGRIMFEVGGIKKEVAQEALKLATHKLPIKTKFVSRIDLVA, from the coding sequence ATGTTAATGCCAAAAAGAGTAAAATTTAGAAAAGCACAACGCGGCCGCATGAGCGGTGTAGCAACACGCGGTGCATCGGTTGCCTTCGGTGATTACGGTTTGAAAGCAATGGAACCGGGCTGGATTTCAGCACGACAGATTGAGGCAGCACGTGTCGCGCTGACCCGATTGATGAAACGAGAAGGCAAAGTGTGGATCCGTATTTTTCCGGATAAACCAGTAACCAAAAAACCCGCAGAAACTCGTATGGGTAGCGGTAAAGGAGCTCCGGAATTTTGGGTAGCTGTCGTAAAACCCGGACGCATTATGTTTGAAGTTGGCGGAATCAAAAAAGAAGTAGCACAGGAAGCATTAAAATTGGCAACACATAAACTTCCCATCAAAACAAAGTTTGTATCACGTATCGACCTGGTAGCGTAA
- the rpsJ gene encoding 30S ribosomal protein S10: MAGQKIRIKLRSYDHNLIDKSAEKIIKTVKSTGAVVSGPIPLPTRRSVYTVNRSPHVDKKSREQFQIKKHKRLIDILSSGSKTVDALMKLDLPAGVDVEIKV; encoded by the coding sequence TTGGCTGGTCAAAAAATTCGTATCAAATTGCGCTCGTATGATCATAACTTGATCGACAAGTCAGCAGAAAAAATCATCAAAACCGTGAAATCAACCGGAGCAGTTGTATCCGGACCGATTCCGCTTCCGACGCGGCGTTCGGTGTATACGGTAAACCGCTCTCCGCACGTTGATAAAAAGTCGCGTGAGCAGTTTCAAATTAAAAAACACAAGCGACTGATCGATATTTTGTCATCCGGTTCAAAAACCGTTGATGCATTGATGAAGCTCGATCTGCCAGCCGGTGTCGACGTAGAAATTAAAGTGTAA
- the rpsQ gene encoding 30S ribosomal protein S17: METRNNRKTRTGKVISNKMAKSIVVVIERKVAHPLYKKYFKRTTKFYAHDEKNEAGVGDTVKIMETRPLSKLKRWRLVEIVTKAK, encoded by the coding sequence ATGGAAACACGAAACAATCGTAAAACCAGAACCGGAAAAGTCATCAGCAACAAAATGGCGAAAAGCATCGTTGTTGTCATCGAACGCAAAGTTGCTCATCCGCTGTATAAAAAATATTTTAAGCGTACAACAAAGTTCTATGCTCATGACGAAAAGAACGAAGCCGGTGTAGGCGATACTGTAAAGATCATGGAAACACGACCGCTCAGCAAATTAAAACGTTGGCGCCTGGTCGAGATCGTTACGAAAGCGAAATAA
- the rpsC gene encoding 30S ribosomal protein S3 — translation MGQKINPVGFRLGIIKGWDSNWYDEKNFAGKLQEDMMVRNYLRNRLKKAGVSKILIERTPKNARITINTSRPGVVIGKSGKEIGQLEEELKKVTNKEVKILISEVKRPELDAQLVAENIAAQLEGRIAFRRAMKQAITAAMRMGAEGIRVKCGGRLGGAEIARTEQYKEGRIPLHTLRADIDYAHAEAATIYGKIGVKVWICKGEVLDRSGK, via the coding sequence TTGGGACAAAAAATTAATCCGGTCGGTTTTCGTTTAGGTATCATTAAGGGTTGGGACTCAAACTGGTACGACGAAAAAAATTTCGCCGGAAAACTTCAAGAAGATATGATGGTTCGGAACTACCTCCGCAACCGTTTGAAAAAAGCCGGTGTCTCTAAAATTTTAATCGAACGAACACCGAAGAATGCCCGGATTACCATCAACACTTCCCGTCCCGGAGTAGTGATCGGAAAAAGTGGAAAAGAAATTGGGCAGCTTGAAGAAGAATTGAAAAAAGTAACGAACAAAGAAGTAAAGATTCTTATCAGTGAAGTGAAACGGCCGGAGCTTGATGCACAGTTAGTTGCTGAAAACATTGCTGCACAGCTTGAAGGTCGTATCGCATTCCGTCGCGCAATGAAACAGGCGATCACAGCGGCAATGAGAATGGGTGCAGAGGGAATCCGCGTAAAATGTGGCGGACGTTTAGGCGGAGCAGAAATTGCACGCACGGAACAATATAAAGAAGGCCGCATTCCGCTTCACACACTACGTGCTGATATTGATTATGCTCATGCAGAAGCTGCAACGATCTATGGTAAGATCGGCGTTAAAGTGTGGATCTGCAAAGGTGAAGTATTAGACCGTTCCGGTAAATAA
- the rplC gene encoding 50S ribosomal protein L3: protein MSGILGKKIGMTSVYDDNGVSVPCTVIEAGPCFVTQIKTKDKDGYDSIQLGYDQKAERLVNEPLKGHFAKAGAKALRLLREFRNFNGVKLELGQELRVDAVFTQGDTVDVSARSKGKGFQGVVRRHHFAGVGSQTHGQSDRQRAPGSIGGSSYPSRVFKGMRMAGRMGFDNVTVKNLKVLKVIPESNLILVKGSIPGAKNTYVTITK, encoded by the coding sequence GTGAGTGGAATTTTAGGAAAAAAGATAGGCATGACAAGCGTTTACGATGACAACGGTGTTTCCGTACCGTGCACCGTTATTGAAGCTGGGCCATGTTTTGTCACTCAGATTAAAACAAAAGATAAAGACGGCTACGATTCAATCCAGTTGGGTTACGATCAAAAAGCAGAACGTCTTGTCAATGAGCCGTTGAAAGGCCATTTTGCGAAAGCGGGAGCGAAAGCACTTCGTCTGCTACGTGAATTCCGGAATTTCAATGGAGTAAAATTGGAACTGGGTCAAGAGCTTCGTGTTGATGCAGTGTTTACTCAGGGCGATACGGTTGATGTATCGGCTCGATCTAAGGGTAAAGGATTCCAGGGTGTTGTTCGTCGACATCATTTTGCTGGTGTTGGTAGCCAAACACACGGACAATCCGATCGTCAGCGCGCTCCTGGTTCTATCGGCGGATCGTCGTATCCTTCACGTGTATTCAAGGGAATGCGCATGGCAGGCAGAATGGGATTCGACAATGTCACTGTAAAAAATTTGAAAGTTTTGAAAGTTATTCCGGAATCAAATCTTATCCTTGTGAAAGGTTCAATTCCCGGAGCAAAAAATACGTACGTAACAATTACAAAGTAA
- the rplV gene encoding 50S ribosomal protein L22: protein MEARALQRFVGTSPRKMRIVIDLIRGRSVGEAMNILHFQPKHAAKSAEKVLRSAVSNFQNKDVNAGVSTDDLIVKEIFVNGGASMKRILPAPMGRAYKILKRSHHLTIVIDKRTSKKK from the coding sequence ATGGAAGCAAGAGCATTACAACGATTTGTAGGAACATCACCGCGCAAGATGCGTATCGTTATCGATTTAATTCGTGGTAGATCGGTCGGTGAAGCGATGAACATCCTTCATTTTCAGCCGAAGCATGCGGCAAAATCAGCAGAGAAGGTTCTTCGTTCTGCAGTATCAAATTTTCAAAATAAAGATGTCAATGCCGGTGTCAGCACCGATGATCTGATCGTGAAAGAGATTTTTGTGAACGGTGGCGCATCGATGAAACGTATTCTTCCTGCTCCAATGGGACGAGCTTATAAAATCTTAAAGCGTTCGCATCATTTAACAATAGTTATTGATAAACGAACATCCAAAAAAAAATAA
- the rpmC gene encoding 50S ribosomal protein L29, with protein MKSQEIRQMTNEELSKRIEENLDMLATLKFQKATSQVENSSKFTSLRKENARMKTIIRERELGKSNVAAK; from the coding sequence ATGAAATCACAAGAAATTCGACAAATGACCAATGAGGAACTCAGCAAACGCATCGAGGAAAATCTCGATATGCTTGCAACATTAAAGTTCCAAAAAGCAACCAGTCAGGTTGAAAACTCATCAAAGTTTACTTCGCTTCGCAAGGAAAATGCGAGAATGAAAACGATCATTCGTGAACGTGAACTTGGTAAATCAAACGTTGCAGCAAAGTAA
- the rplD gene encoding 50S ribosomal protein L4: protein MNIEILKKDGTKSGETVELKADIFEIEPNDHAIYQAVRSYWANQRQGTHKVKSRNEVRGGGKKPFSQKKTGRARQGTSRSPLMPGGGSIFGPKPHDYVVKLPAKVKRLARKSAWSYKAKDKQIVIVEDFSFDAPKTKEMSTILKSLQIGGKKVLLLTSKTDLGVLKSGRNIPTLNILEAAKASTYDILNNNVVLILKSSVDVINKTFAN, encoded by the coding sequence ATGAATATTGAAATCTTAAAAAAAGATGGCACAAAGTCCGGCGAAACTGTAGAGTTGAAAGCGGATATTTTTGAAATCGAACCGAACGATCACGCGATCTATCAGGCAGTCCGTTCATACTGGGCAAACCAACGCCAGGGAACGCACAAAGTAAAATCGCGTAACGAAGTTCGCGGTGGTGGGAAAAAACCGTTCTCGCAAAAGAAAACTGGTCGGGCCCGTCAAGGTACAAGTCGTTCACCATTGATGCCGGGCGGCGGTTCGATTTTCGGACCAAAACCGCACGATTATGTTGTGAAACTTCCTGCAAAAGTGAAACGTCTTGCCCGTAAATCCGCTTGGTCCTATAAAGCGAAAGACAAACAGATTGTTATCGTGGAAGATTTTTCATTTGATGCACCGAAAACAAAAGAGATGTCAACGATACTAAAATCACTTCAGATCGGCGGAAAAAAAGTATTGTTGCTCACATCAAAGACGGACCTGGGCGTGTTGAAATCAGGACGCAACATTCCGACCTTAAATATTTTAGAAGCAGCAAAAGCTTCAACGTATGATATTCTCAACAACAACGTTGTTCTGATCCTGAAAAGCAGCGTTGATGTTATCAATAAAACATTTGCAAACTAA
- the rplN gene encoding 50S ribosomal protein L14 codes for MIQEETNLVVADNSGAKKVRCIRVLGGHDRRYASVGDLVVVSVKSAIPGAGVKKGEVSRAVVVRTTKEVGRKDGSYIRFDENAVVLINQQNEPRGTRIFGPVARELRERQFMKIVSLAPEVL; via the coding sequence ATGATTCAAGAAGAAACCAATTTAGTTGTTGCAGATAATTCAGGTGCAAAGAAAGTCCGTTGCATTCGTGTACTTGGCGGTCACGATCGTCGGTACGCATCAGTCGGCGATCTTGTTGTGGTATCGGTAAAATCTGCTATCCCGGGTGCGGGTGTGAAAAAAGGGGAAGTATCGCGTGCCGTTGTTGTTCGCACCACAAAAGAAGTCGGTCGCAAGGATGGATCCTACATTCGTTTTGACGAAAATGCCGTTGTGTTGATCAATCAGCAGAACGAACCGCGTGGAACTCGTATATTCGGACCCGTTGCGCGCGAACTTCGCGAACGTCAATTCATGAAGATCGTTTCACTTGCTCCCGAAGTATTGTAA
- the rplW gene encoding 50S ribosomal protein L23: protein MAGILIQPLLTEKMTELTAKRQYAFKVNPNANKITIAKAVEKKFNVNVTSVRTANVKGKMKSQMTKRGRIAGKRSDWKKAIVTLKDGQTIDFLANV from the coding sequence ATGGCAGGAATCCTTATACAACCTTTGTTGACCGAAAAAATGACGGAATTGACAGCAAAACGTCAGTACGCATTCAAGGTCAATCCAAACGCAAATAAAATTACCATCGCTAAAGCCGTTGAGAAAAAATTCAACGTCAATGTTACCAGCGTGCGCACCGCCAATGTGAAAGGGAAAATGAAATCACAGATGACGAAACGCGGACGCATTGCGGGAAAACGCAGCGACTGGAAAAAAGCAATCGTCACGTTGAAAGACGGACAAACAATTGATTTTCTGGCTAACGTTTAA